Proteins co-encoded in one Dama dama isolate Ldn47 chromosome 2, ASM3311817v1, whole genome shotgun sequence genomic window:
- the LOC133067996 gene encoding olfactory receptor 8A1-like produces the protein MVAENHSTVTEFILGGLTNRPELQLPLFFLFLGIYSVTMVGNLGMITLICLNAQLHTPMYYFLSNLSFVDLCYSSVITPKMLVNFVSEKNTISYAGCMSQLYFFLVFVVAECYMLTVMAYDRYVAICRPLLYNIIMSHGVCSLLVAGVYTMGFIGSTIETGLMLNLPYCEHLISHYFCDIVPLMKLSCSSTYDIEMTVFFLAGFNIIVTSLTVLISYAFILSSILRISTTEGRSKAFSTCSSHFAAVGIFYATTTFMYLKPSTAGSLAQENVASVFYTTVIPMLNPLIYSLRNKEVKAAMQKTLRGKLL, from the coding sequence ATGGTTGCAGAAAATCACTCCACAGTGACAGAGTTCATTCTTGGAGGTTTAACAAATCGACCAGAGCTCCAGctccccctcttcttcctcttccttgggATCTACTCTGTCACCATGGTAGGGAACCTGGGCATGATAACCCTGATTTGTCTGAATGCTCAGcttcacacccccatgtactattTCCTCAGCAACCTGTCCTTCGTGGATCTCTGCTACTCCTCTGTCATCACCCCTAAGATGCTGGTGAACTTTGTGTCAGAGAAGAACACCATCTCCTATGCAGGGTGCATGTCCCAGCTCTACTTCTTCCTGGTGTTTGTTGTTGCTGAGTGTTACATGCTgacagtgatggcctatgaccgctatgttgcCATCTGCAGACCTTTGCTTTACAACATCATCATGTCTCATGGAGTCTGCTCCCTGCTGGTGGCTGGGGTCTATACCATGGGGTTCATTGGCTCAACCATAGAGACTGGCCTCATGTTGAATCTGCCCTATTGTGAACACCTCATCAGTCATTACTTCTGTGATATCGTCCCCCTGATGAAACTTTCCTGCTCTAGCACCTATGACATTGAGATGACAGTCTTCTTTTTGGCTGGATTCAACATCATAGTTACTAGCTTAACAGTCCTAATTTCCTATGCCTTCATCCTGTCCAGTATCCTCCGCATTAGCACCACAGAGGGAAGGTCCAAAGCCTTCAGCACATGCAGCTCACACTTTGCAGCTGTGGGGATTTTCTATGCAACGACCACATTCATGTACTTGAAACCCTCCACGGCCGGTTCCCTGGCCCAGGAGAACGTGGCCTCCGTGTTCTACACCACAGTgatccccatgctgaaccccctgATCTACAGCTTGAGGAATAAGGAGGTGAAGGCTGCCATGCAGAAAACTCTGAGGGGAAAATTGCTTTGA